One Neisseria sp. Marseille-Q5346 genomic region harbors:
- the fhuB gene encoding Fe(3+)-hydroxamate ABC transporter permease FhuB produces the protein MVNMFRRPLPPLAVLLLLLCALTAWWILKLEWTLPWLRIFDRPDTLPLDALMVQNNTLPRMAMALLAGGSTAAATMLMQQLMRNPLASDGTLAVSSGAQTALVAATVFAPSFLSYGTSAVAFAGAAAALGAVLWLSSRRGLQPLTVVLAGLVVSLYLGSLTGIVMLFFSEETRGVMQWGSGSLVQDSWRDTLGLLWRVAATALFTAFLIKPLTIMSLSDTQAESVGIPVKKIRLLSLAAAAFLGASVVGFVGMMGFAGLAAATLVRQTGVRTLPMRLICSFIIGALLLMLTDNSLMLLKHYRGIDLPAGAVTALIGAPLLLWLMMKTPSRPSFQTASDTAPAALHTSRLLRLLPLIAIAAAVLALTVGRYDETLRLTIDPEYFVFRYPRVLLAAAIGTMLALTGVMLQRLTQNPMAGPELLGISSGTAFGAMASVMLFGITSGSGWFWLVGVISALASLGLLMLFNRKNGLAPEKVLLTGMAIAALADAAIRIWTASGDYRVQQLLVWMSGSTYQATPESALTVSLLAAASLLLILPLQRWLGLLSLNADVAQSTGVNVSLARMVLIASSAALTAAATLLIGPLSFVGLLAPHLARMLGARLPGQQLAAAALIGASVMMTADWLGRQVMFPYEVPAGMMATLIGGAYFMMMMRKL, from the coding sequence ATGGTAAATATGTTCAGACGACCCCTGCCCCCGCTTGCCGTCCTGCTGCTTCTTTTGTGTGCGCTGACGGCATGGTGGATCTTGAAGCTGGAATGGACGCTGCCGTGGCTGCGGATTTTCGACCGCCCCGACACCCTGCCCCTGGACGCACTGATGGTGCAGAACAATACCCTGCCGCGTATGGCGATGGCGCTGCTCGCCGGCGGCAGTACGGCGGCGGCAACCATGCTGATGCAGCAGCTGATGCGCAATCCGCTCGCCTCTGACGGCACGCTGGCAGTCAGCAGCGGCGCACAGACGGCACTGGTGGCGGCAACCGTATTCGCCCCCTCCTTCCTCTCCTACGGCACGTCCGCCGTGGCGTTTGCCGGTGCGGCGGCGGCCTTGGGCGCAGTCTTGTGGCTGTCGTCCCGGCGCGGCCTGCAACCGCTTACCGTCGTGCTGGCAGGCCTGGTGGTCAGCCTCTATCTCGGCTCGCTGACGGGCATTGTGATGCTGTTTTTCAGCGAAGAGACGCGCGGCGTGATGCAGTGGGGCAGCGGCTCGCTGGTGCAGGACAGTTGGCGCGACACGCTGGGACTTTTGTGGCGCGTCGCCGCAACCGCCCTGTTTACAGCCTTTCTGATCAAACCGCTGACCATCATGAGCCTGAGCGACACGCAGGCGGAATCGGTGGGCATCCCTGTCAAAAAAATCCGCCTGCTCTCGTTGGCAGCGGCGGCCTTTTTGGGCGCAAGCGTGGTCGGCTTCGTCGGCATGATGGGCTTTGCCGGACTGGCGGCGGCCACGCTGGTACGGCAGACGGGCGTGCGCACACTGCCCATGCGCCTGATCTGTTCCTTCATCATCGGCGCACTGCTTTTGATGCTGACTGACAACAGCCTGATGCTGCTGAAGCACTATCGCGGCATAGACCTGCCTGCCGGTGCAGTAACGGCACTCATCGGCGCGCCGCTTCTGCTGTGGCTGATGATGAAAACCCCATCCCGTCCTTCTTTTCAGACGGCCTCCGACACCGCGCCTGCCGCGCTGCATACCTCGCGCCTGTTGCGCCTGCTGCCGCTGATTGCCATTGCCGCAGCGGTATTGGCCCTGACCGTCGGACGCTACGATGAAACCCTGCGCCTGACCATAGACCCCGAATATTTCGTATTCCGCTACCCGCGCGTGCTGCTTGCCGCCGCCATCGGCACCATGCTCGCGCTGACCGGCGTGATGCTGCAAAGGCTGACGCAAAATCCGATGGCAGGCCCCGAGCTTTTGGGCATCAGTTCCGGCACGGCATTCGGCGCGATGGCCAGCGTCATGCTGTTCGGCATCACTTCGGGCAGCGGCTGGTTTTGGCTGGTCGGAGTGATTTCCGCACTGGCATCCTTGGGACTGTTGATGCTGTTCAACCGCAAAAACGGGCTGGCTCCCGAAAAAGTCCTGCTCACCGGCATGGCCATCGCCGCCCTTGCCGATGCCGCCATCCGCATTTGGACGGCAAGCGGCGACTACCGCGTACAACAGCTATTGGTATGGATGTCCGGCTCGACCTATCAGGCAACGCCCGAATCCGCCCTCACCGTCAGCCTCCTCGCCGCCGCTTCGCTCCTGCTCATCCTTCCCCTGCAACGCTGGCTGGGCCTGCTCAGCCTGAACGCCGATGTCGCCCAATCCACCGGCGTCAACGTCTCCCTTGCACGGATGGTGCTGATCGCCTCAAGCGCGGCACTGACTGCCGCCGCCACCCTGCTTATCGGTCCCTTGAGCTTCGTCGGCCTGCTTGCCCCCCACCTTGCCCGTATGCTCGGCGCGCGTTTGCCCGGACAGCAGCTTGCCGCCGCCGCACTCATCGGCGCATCGGTTATGATGACGGCCGACTGGCTGGGCAGGCAGGTAATGTTCCCTTACGAAGTCCCTGCCGGAATGATGGCCACGCTCATAGGCGGCGCATATTTCATGATGATGATGCGCAAGCTTTAA
- the katA gene encoding catalase KatA translates to MTISKCPVTHLTMNNGAPVADNQNSLTAGPRGPLLAQDLWLNEKLADFVREVIPERRMHAKGSGAFGTFTVTHDITKYTRAKIFSEVGKKTEMFARFTTVAGERGAADAERDIRGFALKFYTEEGNWDMVGNNTPVFFLRDPRKFPDLNKAVKRDPRTNMRSATNNWDFWTLLPEALHQVTIVMSDRGIPASYRHMHGFGSHTYSFWNEAGERFWVKFHFRSQQGIKNLTNEEAAKIIADDRESHQRDLYEAIERGEFPKWTMYIQVMPEADAEKVPYHPFDLTKVWPKKDYPLIEVGEFELNRNPENFFADVEQSAFAPSNLVPGISASPDKMLQARLFNYADAQRYRLGVNFRQIPVNRPRCPVHSNQRDGQGRADGNYGSLPHYEPNSFGQWQQQPDFAEPPLKINGDAAHWDYRQDDDDYFSQPRALFNLMSDAQKQALFDNTAAAMGDAPDFIKYRHIRNCYRCDPEYGEGVAKALGLTVEDAQAARANDPALGQPGLL, encoded by the coding sequence ATGACCATCTCCAAATGCCCAGTCACCCATCTGACCATGAACAACGGCGCGCCCGTTGCCGACAATCAAAACAGCCTGACCGCCGGTCCGCGCGGTCCTCTGCTGGCGCAGGATTTGTGGCTGAATGAAAAACTTGCTGACTTCGTGCGCGAAGTCATCCCCGAACGCCGTATGCACGCCAAAGGTTCGGGCGCGTTCGGTACGTTTACCGTGACACACGACATCACAAAATACACCCGTGCCAAAATCTTTAGCGAAGTCGGCAAAAAAACCGAAATGTTCGCCCGTTTCACCACCGTGGCAGGTGAGCGCGGCGCAGCCGATGCAGAACGCGACATCCGCGGCTTTGCGTTGAAGTTTTATACCGAAGAAGGCAACTGGGATATGGTCGGCAACAACACGCCTGTGTTCTTCCTGCGCGACCCGCGCAAATTCCCCGACCTGAACAAGGCGGTCAAACGCGATCCGCGTACCAATATGCGCTCCGCTACGAACAACTGGGATTTCTGGACGCTGCTGCCCGAAGCCCTGCACCAAGTCACCATCGTCATGAGCGACCGCGGCATCCCCGCCAGCTACCGCCATATGCACGGCTTTGGTTCGCATACTTACAGCTTCTGGAACGAAGCGGGCGAGCGTTTTTGGGTGAAATTCCATTTCCGCAGCCAGCAAGGGATTAAAAACCTGACCAACGAAGAAGCTGCAAAAATCATCGCCGACGACCGCGAAAGCCACCAGCGCGACCTGTACGAAGCCATCGAACGCGGCGAGTTTCCGAAATGGACGATGTACATCCAAGTCATGCCTGAAGCCGATGCGGAAAAAGTGCCGTATCATCCCTTCGATCTGACCAAAGTTTGGCCGAAAAAAGACTATCCGCTGATTGAAGTGGGCGAATTTGAGTTAAACCGCAATCCCGAAAACTTCTTCGCCGATGTGGAACAATCAGCTTTTGCACCAAGCAACCTTGTGCCCGGTATCAGCGCCAGCCCCGACAAAATGCTGCAAGCCCGTTTGTTCAATTACGCTGATGCGCAGCGCTACCGTCTGGGCGTAAACTTCCGCCAAATTCCTGTCAACCGCCCACGCTGCCCTGTTCACAGCAACCAGCGCGACGGACAAGGCCGTGCCGACGGCAACTACGGCAGCCTGCCGCACTACGAACCCAACAGCTTCGGCCAATGGCAGCAACAACCCGACTTTGCCGAACCGCCTTTGAAAATCAACGGCGACGCAGCGCACTGGGACTACCGCCAAGACGATGACGACTATTTCAGCCAACCGCGTGCTTTGTTCAATCTGATGAGCGACGCACAGAAACAGGCTTTGTTCGACAACACCGCCGCAGCCATGGGCGATGCACCAGACTTCATCAAATACCGCCACATCCGCAACTGCTACCGTTGCGACCCGGAATACGGCGAAGGCGTAGCCAAAGCCCTTGGACTGACTGTCGAAGATGCCCAAGCGGCACGAGCCAACGACCCGGCTTTAGGTCAACCTGGTTTACTGTAA
- a CDS encoding iron-siderophore ABC transporter substrate-binding protein yields the protein MSHRFSDDLPHFAARLFLTAAALFAVFSHAAPRVATSDWTITETLTAMGHPPVGVADRRVYDTWVNYPPLPASVKEAGLRFQPNLERLYQIKPDFFVQSSWYAAAKPQFEKIAPVHELDFGTPKGIEYAHTLDTTRKLGRLIGDTPAAEKLIRDTENLFARARPVLAPYRNRPFAAVQFADSRHLRIYSKTSLFQVVFDKLGLKNAWTGKSNEWGFENITLVDLAKLPPDTVLIIVKPHPQNTRPVLEKSTLWKRLPFSRPENRRIFEPSWSYGALPSMQHFTLQLMRSMPSETASANKEAAW from the coding sequence ATGTCCCACCGCTTTTCAGACGACCTCCCCCACTTTGCCGCACGGCTATTTCTCACCGCCGCCGCGCTGTTTGCCGTTTTTTCCCATGCCGCACCGCGTGTGGCGACTTCGGACTGGACGATAACCGAAACGCTGACGGCGATGGGGCATCCGCCCGTCGGTGTCGCCGACAGAAGGGTTTACGATACCTGGGTAAACTATCCGCCGCTGCCTGCCTCGGTGAAAGAGGCAGGTTTGCGCTTCCAGCCGAACCTGGAGAGGCTCTATCAGATCAAACCCGATTTCTTCGTACAATCTTCCTGGTATGCCGCCGCCAAGCCGCAATTTGAAAAAATCGCGCCGGTACACGAGCTGGATTTCGGTACCCCAAAAGGCATCGAATACGCGCACACGCTGGATACGACGCGCAAACTGGGCAGGCTTATCGGCGATACGCCGGCTGCCGAAAAGCTGATACGCGACACGGAAAACCTGTTCGCCCGCGCCCGTCCCGTACTCGCCCCCTACCGCAACCGCCCCTTTGCGGCCGTCCAGTTTGCCGACAGCCGGCATTTGCGGATTTACAGCAAAACTTCGCTCTTTCAGGTCGTTTTCGACAAGCTGGGGCTGAAAAACGCATGGACGGGCAAGAGCAACGAATGGGGGTTTGAAAACATCACGCTGGTGGACTTGGCCAAGCTGCCGCCGGATACGGTGCTGATTATCGTCAAACCGCATCCGCAAAATACGCGGCCGGTATTGGAAAAAAGCACGCTTTGGAAAAGACTGCCATTCAGCAGGCCGGAAAACCGCCGTATTTTCGAACCGTCGTGGAGCTACGGCGCACTACCCTCCATGCAACACTTCACTTTGCAACTGATGCGTTCGATGCCGTCTGAAACGGCATCCGCAAACAAGGAGGCCGCATGGTAA